DNA sequence from the Oncorhynchus nerka isolate Pitt River linkage group LG9b, Oner_Uvic_2.0, whole genome shotgun sequence genome:
AACAATTACATTGTGACATCAGGTTCTTACCAACCAACTACGAACAAAACATTCTCCTGTAAATGGGATTTACCTCATCGTGTCCCAGACAAATTTCCCCTTGAGGGCAATAGGGAGCCAATTGGGACGCACTCCCAACGTGACCCCCTAGTGAATGTGACGGAACGTTCCCTTCCAGGTGGACATGTCCAGCGACAGCCCCTTCCTCATCCTCCCCCCTCACCTTCTATCACATCATAGACGGCAGCAGCCCGCTCAGGACCTGGGCTACCAAGGCTACGCTACACCTGGTTAGggctgttccctttatagtgcactacttttaactagggtcagggtcaaaagtagtgtactacataagaAATAGGGTGGTAGTTGGAATGCAACTTAGAAGTGTGTGTCAGTGCTTTTTCCTGTCCTGAAAcactcttttccctccctccctccctccctccccaggttGGGGATGGACAGACTGAGTTGCCGGTGATCATGTGCGCCACGGTGAAGCCCTCCTCTGTCACCTACCAGGTGCACACCTCCTACCTGCCTGATGAGGTCCTGTGGGGGTACGAGTTCCTCCCCGTGGTCTCTCTGTCCCCGTGAGGGAAAGACATGGTCGACATCGCTTTTCTTTGACAAAGTGGCCAAGACCAAGACCATGCCCCTCTTCAAAATGTCTTGCCCACAGAATTACCATGGCAACAGAGGAGGAGTTGGGAGTGGGATGGCACTGATCCAGAGAAGATCCGATTGGAGCAGAGTtacatggagagaagagagggatggtgagggagggtcagagacagtagggtcagaatCAGTGTCCGATCAGCAATGTCTGAGAgcctacacacagagacaaacagcagacctgggttcaaatactatttgaaatcatctCAAATACTTAATCTGTGCTTGATTGATCTTTCCTGTtttaatggaaccaatagaatagtcccGACATTGGTCAACTCTGCCCATTTAGCACTTCAGGTAGACTCAAGCGAATGCTCAAagtattttaaatattttaaatattatttgaacccaggtctggcatATACTGGATTCTAAGCAGGGTCTGTTACCGTTTACTACAACTATTCAAATGATGAATTCATTACTTGTTAATTTACATGATATTGGTACGTAGAGAGAAATGTAAAGGAGTTCAGTGTGTTGGGGACGGAGGAGGCCATGGAAATGTCCTGAATGCTTCCGCTGTGTCCCATATGCCATCCAATTCCCTTTATGGAgctccatgggccctggtcaaaagtagtgaactttatagggaatagggttccatttgggatgctcaTTAGTCTTTCTTCTGGACCATCTGTTCATCCATACACTTTCAAAACATATACATATGTAACACTATAGATTTCATGatgatgttgttattgttgttatgtgCCAATGTACTGTAGAATATGCCAGCTAAAGCACTGGTCTGACTGGAAATGAAGAAGACAGGAGAACATGCTATTTTTTAGCAGAAGGATGCGTTCTAGGTCTATTCTATGTTGTAGGTCACAACTCTGTCTTAAAACAGAGAGCCTTTAgactcaaatagcaccctattccctatgtagtgccctacttttgaacagggtccTTCGGGTTgtggttaaaggtagtgcactacatagggaatagggtgccatttgggacagtgaCTCTTACACGCACACACTTCTATTTCTGCCTCTGGTGGTAACCATGGTTTTCATGTGTCAAGTTAGTTTTGGGGAACTTCCTGTCGGGTAAACTGAGTTGAAAGATGTGTCAGGACTGGATCAGTGTCAGCACTTGAGAGAGATGTGAAGATGTGTGTCAAGAGATGTGGCTTTGGATATTAACCTATTATTGGTAACACGCTATGCATGAAGCCTTTTTAGTCATAAGAGTCACACGTAGTGGAcagaaactcagcaaaaaaagaaatgtcctctcactgtcaactttattttcagcaaacttaacatgtgtaaatatttgtatgaacatagcaagattcaacaactgagacatacactgaacaagttccacagtcatgtgactaacagaaatggtataatgtgtccctgatcaaagagggggtcaaaatcaaaagtaacagtcagtatctggtgtggccaccagccgcattaagtactgcagtgcatctccccatggattgcaccagattttctagttcttgctgtgagatgttaccccactcttccaccaaggcacttgcaagttcccagacatttctggggggaatgtccctagccctcaccctctgatccaacaggccCCAGACGtggtcaatgggattgagatccaggctcttcgctggccatggcagaacactgacattcctttcttgaaggaaatcacacacagaacgagcagtatggctggtggcattgtcatgctggagggtcatgtacaggcctctgtgtaacgctcattccttcaacgataaacgcaaatccgaccatcatccccggtgagacaaaaccgcgagttgtcagtgaagagcactttttgccagtcctgtctggtccaaagacggtgggtttgtgcccataggtgtcgttgttgccggtgatgtctgatgTAGACCTGCCTTATaagaggcctacaagccctcagtccagcctctctcagccttatgcggacagtctgagcactgatggagggattgtgcattcctggcgtatctcgggcagttgttgccaccGGAACTGTTCAGATATTATCCAtgcaaatcaccttataccacccaccactgcaacctctATGCTCTAGCCGGCTGGCTCtcactacatattcatcgccagacccactggctccgggtcatctataagtctattctaggtaaagctccgccttaactcagctcactggtcacgataacaacacccacccatagcacatgtTCCagcactgatcatccccaaagccaacacctcatttggccgcctttccttccagttctctgctgccagtgactagaatgaattgcaaaaatcgctgaagctggagacttatatttccctcactaactttaaacatcagctatctgagcagctaaccgatcgctgcagctgtacatagtccatctgtaaatagcccacccaatctacctaactcatccccatattgtttttatttacttttctgctcttttgcacaccagtatttctacttacacatcatcatctgctcatttatcgttccagtgttaatctgcctaATTGTAATTCTTCTCTACtatgactttctttttttcttctgtgtcattgacttgtttattgtttattccatgtttttccatgtgtaactctgtgttgttgtctgtgtcacactgctttgctttatcttggccaggtcgcagttgtaaatgagaacttgttctcaactagccgacctggttaataaaggtgaaataaagaaaataaatgcAGAAGCCCCCCCATCTCATCTAAAGCACCAGATCTGTTCACAGATATTATCCATGCAGAACCAGCAGACTAAGTCAACCAGGTTAATGAAATGTGATAAAATGAATAAAGCAGCAAATATTAAAAAgcaaataataaaaaatacattttaaaaagcgtGACACTGTCTATAGGATGccaactttccaacaagtcagttcgtcaaatttctggcCTGCTAGAGGtcccctggtcaactgtaaggggtgttattgtgaagtggaaacgtctaggagcaacaactgctcagccgcaaagtggtatgCCACACAAGCTAGAAGAacaagaaacgcacacctattaaggcgaggtgctggctagcggagtagaaacttgaaaataaaggaaagccgcacactctaggagctcagatgcaaaaatgtaataccaacgtttcgacagccaagctgtcttcatcaggggtGACAGAACGGGACCGTCAACTGTAAGgggtgttattgtgaagtggaaacgtctaggagcaacaactgctcaggTGCAAAGTGGTATGCCACACAAGCtgacagaacgggaccgctgcgTACTGAAGCGAGTTCAAAACTACCGAGTTcaaaactgtctctggaagcaacttcaacacaagaactgtttgtcaggggaccttcatgaaatgggtttccatagccgAGGACCTGCACACGACACTATATtcataaagaaaataatgtactttacactcaacattttccttgacacacaaaagtacttgttacatgcttagcaggacaggaaaatggtccaattcacgcacgtATTGAGAGAAgacgtggtcatccctactgcctcggaTCTGgtgaactcactaaacagagaacacgtggtcatccctactgcctctgatctggtgaactcactaaacagagaacacgtgGTCATGCCTACTGCCTCGGATCTGgtgaactcactaaacagagaacacgtggtcatccctactgcctcggaTCTGgtgaactcactaaacagagaacacgtggtcatccctactgcctctgatctggtgaactaactaaacacaaatgcatcatttgaaaatgatgtctgagtgttggagcgtgccccaacaagaaaattgtgccgtctggtttgcttaatagaaTGAATTTCaagtgatttatacttttactttgtatacttaagtatatttagaaccaaatacttttagaattttactcaagtagtattttactggtttactttcacttttacttgagtaactattaaggtatctgtacttttactcaagtatgacaattgggtactttttctatCACTGCACACGAGCGCaatatcaccatgcacaatgccaagcatcggctggagtggagtAAAGCATActgccattgaactctggagcagtggaaatgagtTCACTGGAGTGATGactcacacttcaccatctagcagtccAATGGATGAATTATGGGTTTGGCGGACTGCAATAAGTGCCGTGTGATTTttaatgaccacagagagtcaggacacccatttaacattcCATCCAAAAGACTGCACTCTACTCGGGGTGATGTCCTCATCACTGTCCTGGGGTATTGGGAGGAGATCTGTAGTCCAGATGGCCTCCTTCTGGCCCTTCAACACCACCATTGATGCCATAAGTCAATTGTGCAACCTATAAATGTTTGAGAGGGCAGGATAATTATGATTTAAAAAGTTTAACTGTCCAGATTCCGTCTACACTTGCAATACATCCAGACACAATGCGTGGCTGACTACCTCCGGAGGTGGGCAGGAAGATCCCAATCAGATCTCAATTTGACTTTTGATTGTGTCCACAATTTTAGACAAGTGTAGACAATCCGAAAGTGGACAAGACCAGGACAAAGGACACATGTGAgaaccagttataaacagagcTATTGAGAGTAAGGGCTAGATTCAATCCGGACCACGGAAGATCTGAGTTATAGTGCAactgaaatgtaaaggtcatttctgaTCGAGCCGACACATGACacagtgtttactgtgaatgccgTCTCCATAAACTTGAGAAAATTGCCTTTCAATTTAAAGAATTCAATGCGATCAAACATTGTCATCTAGGCACCATTTACAGATGATTTCCGTCTCCCACCAGGGTGGGATAGTTCACACAGCTGGGGTTGGGGTAGACCCACCATACTGTAGATTGTGTCTGATGCTGGACCTGGAGATTCCTGCTCTTCACCACCTACATGACTGTTACCTGGAGTCTGGAGAatacaaacatacagtaacattttcACTGTGAATTTATGAACGGTGACCCGGGTACAAAACAAGGTCTTAAAAGCTGCAATCAGGAGTTGAAACAAAGTAAACTCACTGcccctgttttggtaaaaagctgagcgatgaggctggagaaatgtaaccactcttaaattcatagacagagctatggattaAAGAACTGACCATCCAtgtttttaaccatgttttgaggctacagTGGTGTCCTAAATGATTTACAACCTTGATAAAGTTGAGCAATAATGACCGGCCAGGGTCGGTAATTTatattatactaatacaattgctcagagaaagagatttaactacttttttttctctctttttgagAGGGGTCAACATTATTGACACGCCTAAAGATTTTTATAAATAAAGTAGTTAAAAGCTTAGTATCACACATTCCTACTACGCAGTGACTAGGTCAAGCTTGTGACTCTTCATACTTGTTGGATGAATTTACAAgtagttttggttgtgtttcagattattttgtgcccaatagaaatgaatggtaactAATGTATTGtgattttggagtcacttttgttGTAAATAATAATAGAATGTTTCTAAACAATTCTAATTTATGCTACCATGACCTCGGAAAATCCTTAATGATTCCTTAAGGATTCGTGAATAATGATTAGTGAGAAAGCTAAAGGGTCAAAGATCATAACCATTCCCTCAAGACATGTTAACCccttgttattggtaatggtgagaggttagtatgtcttgaGGGTATGGTTTTTAGAGTGACAATTCTGACACCTACCTTTGTGagaaaattatttaaaaaatatatatattgcaattgtattagtataaattAATATGATTCCCCTTTTTTTTCATTATTAAAGGGTGGCAATCATTTCTGACCCCACTGtattatagtgtttgtttacatttgctTTGTTTACAAACTAAGTCCAAATATGGATGCAGCAACTGCAGATTGACCCTTCAATGACCtcaaataaatacaatttatcTGTGGCTGTTCAATAATCTACAatatgtcacgaaccggctcaaagcccgtaacaaagggagacaacgtggagataaggattaacaaaatatatatttattaactaaagcaactaaggaaaatatacaatggtgtgtgtaatcagtaatcagtagtgtaagtgagtgttttgcatgcatgaatgtgagaatgcagggtgttgaaaggtgccaacgcaaacaaacaaaaaggccaccaagaaccacaacacaatctacaaaggtgtctgcatggagagagtctcccccatgaatgtggaagaggtccatttatcctgggagacacctggcccaggtgtttcccatgaagctgacgaccctctcaactccgcccaccggcatcctaataaggaaacaagaacaacgacagaatacggcagacagagtgggagggtcgtcacaaatATGAGCATGAAATTAACTTGAATTTACCAGTAATTTGGAATTTATTTTCATCAAGAACGACACAGTATCAGTAGTGTTAAATATGAGGTATCTTACCCTGACAGTAGCATACTCTGTGTTTATACTATCCTCTTTGTAACCTATAAATCAACCACATAAAAGATCTATAAAGGTTTGCTATgagtgtacatacatacagtatatatatataatgtgaaaTCATTACAACCTGTTATCAACAGTACTCACAGTGGTTTAATTAATAAAATGAAGTTTCTGTATTCAGAGTGATCCTGCAGCAAGAACAGTGAGCTTACCTTTATTCAGCTTCCGCCAAGCAATCAGGACACATCAacgaagatgatgatgatgatgccgaCATTGTAGTTTTGGTTCTCTTTGTCCCGCTCTGGTTCTGCAATATAGTGACATAAAAATCACAACGTCAACATAGGATATAACATCTAgtctagtgtgtatgtgtgtgtgttcgtgtgtgtgtgtgtgcgcacgaaAGTGTGTATCCAcaaaagtgtgtgtgcatgcatgggtGCGTGTCTTACTAGAATTGGATGCACAAATCATTTCGATCTCCTTCATGTTAGGGGCCCAGCTGACTTGGTTGCTGTGGTTACAGATGATGAAACCCCCTGCCACATAGACAGAGAGCAGGGGGACAGTGGAGGTCTcagcccctctactctctcctcccacctGAGAGCAGGTGCTGCTGTTACAGCTGGAGGTGACAGAGGTGTTCTGACCTCTGCAGGTCACAGTCACATTACAGTTGCCATTGATGGTGGAGTTAGAGTCCACTGTCAGGACTGGTGTCACAACTCTCTCTGAATACACAACAGATAAACATGGTTAGAAAACCCACACACGCTGATAATTTTTCTAGACACCATTTCATGTGGTTGACATTTTCTGTACCTTAAGAGGCAGTAAATTTAAATGCATTTAACCTGAGATAGAATTCATATTTCACTATTGATTGCTACTGTAACCATATCGATACAAAGAGAAGGATGGCAGGAAGGAGGACAACCTACCTTGAACTGATATCTGGTACTTGGCAACATCTTTGTTTTCTTCACCACTCACTCCTGCGTCATAAAGACCACTGTCTCCTTCCTGTAGGTTCTTCAGTACTAGAGAGAAGTTTGCCTCACTAAACTCAACCCTGCtgtcagggatttcctcctcttcttccgaagaggagaggcgaaaaggatcagaggaccaatatgcggcgtggtaagtgtccatggttcttttaatacgtaaatgtacacatgaacactacaaaacaataaacatggaaaacctaaacagtcctatctggtgcaaagacagagacaggaacaatcacccacaaacacagtgaaacccaggctacctaagtatgattctcaatcagagacaactaatgacacctgcctctgattgagaaccatactaggccgaaacatagaaataccccaaaacatagaaaaacaatcatagactgcccacccaactcacaccctgaccatactaaataatgataaaacaaaggaaataaaggtcagaacgtgacagtacccccccccccccaaaggtgcggactccggccgcaaaaccttaacctataggggagcgccggacaggcgggagactccggcagcagcgccggacaggcgggagactccggcagcagcgccggacaggcgggagactccggcagcagcgccggacaggcgggaccacctgcagggaggagacagagagaggaacaatcacccacaaacacacagtgaaacccaggctacctaagtatgattctcaatcagagacaactaatgacacctgcctctgattgagaaccatactaggccgaaacatagaaataccccaaaacatagaaaaacaaacatagactacccacccaactcacgccctgaccataataaataatgacaaaacaaaggaaataaaaggtcagaacgtgacacctgcCTTGGTATTTAGTGTATACTCACTGTTGATGATTCATTGGAGTATTTTACTAAAGTGTGAGATTTGTTAAAAGTCCACTTTAAATCGTCAATATTATTTAGTTTAGCATATCCCTGGACGTCCAGACGAACATTTTCTCCCTTCAGCACAAACCGTTTCAGAGTCTCAATGCTGGACTCTGAAATAAACAGACAGAAAACTTCATGTAAAAATGAAACAGTCTACCAAGAACacgttataaaaaaatatatatggtaATTCAATGTACTGTACAATTGTAAGTTAACCAGGTGCAATAGGATTGTGCGTTTGCTCAACATTTGGGcatatacagagccttcagaaagtattctaccacttgactttttctacattttgttgtattacagcctgaatataaaattgattaaattaagaacgttttgtcactggcctacacacaataccccataatgtcaaaggaaTTATGTTTATTGAAAATTtttgcaaattcattaaaaatgaaaagctgaaatgtcttgagtgaaTATGTATTCAACCAAGttggttatggcaagcctaaataagttcagtagtAAAAATGTGCATAACACATCCCATAATGAgttgactctgtgtgcaataatagtgtttagaagacaatgaatgttcctgagtggccgagttacagttttgactttaaATCTACTTAAATCTATGGCAaggcctgaaaatggttgtcttgcaatgatcagcaaccaatttgacagagcttgaagaatttagaaaataataaaggttaaaatgttgcacaatccaggtgtggaaaactTATAGAGACTTTCCCAGAAAGACTCTcagatgtaatcgctgccaaaggttattctacaatgtatggACTtggtggtgtgaatacttatttatttcatactgtatttcattttcaaaacatgttttcacttagtaattatggggtattgtgtgtagatgggtgagaaaaatatatTTCATGCATTTTGAtttcacaacaaaatgtggaataagtcaaggggtatgaatactttctgaaggcactgtagctgaaCCAACATACAAACTTAGAATTTTAGAGGGAGGTCCTAAGCTGACATATGGCATTGTTTTAAGATGtataatttagctatttgatttagaattttaggaccctttagatataaaaaaatatatatatataaaaacaataaTTTGCTATAAAATATTACATTTGGCTTTGACTACTAttgcccatagaaatgcattgaatgaCACATTTATAAATGGCAAAAAAAGAGTCCAAATAAATCATAAGGAATGCAGTTtttaagtgtctgtcctatatctaggagatataagaacaTTCAggaaatatatatactttttacACATATTTTGgcccttttttttgttttacggAGACCACCTTTGTGTTCGTGAgactctcctctttccatagagtggttcCATTAGTTTCTAGGCAAAATGTTCGGACGCTACAAACTTTTTTTTTACAGTGCAACAGTATGTTTATGGTAACTATAGTTGAATTAGCATGAATTACAAAACACTTTGCCTGTTTTCTGTGCATTGTACTAAATCCACCTTAATTCAAAGACCTGTTCTAAGATACAGTATGTTGGGTGATGTTTCATGCATTAAAGTGTTTATGTTCATTGTAGAGTTTGTGGTCTAAAATACAGTAGATATCCATCATGAAACCAGTTGGCTTATAAATGGCTGTCAACACCACCCCCACCCTCGTGCTGAAGCTGTGGTTTCCACATCCTGTAGCTCAAGGTGTTTCTCACACTTTTATACTAACTCTAAAACGCTATACGTTTGTTACTTGTAATACACAACGGTTCAACAAATTACTACTAGTTAACCAATTGATCAACGTTAACCGATAGAGCTACTTTCAATGAAATATCATAATCTCCGAATTCTATTCCATTTCAAATATcataatatatatttaaaatatcagaattgaatgacttgcctagttaaataaaggttaagcaaaacaaaaataaaaagtgTTCTAACCACCTATCCCCATACAGAGAGAACCTCTGATACTGTTGTTTGGGATATGACATCAAGGCAAGTGGTAAAGTACAGTAGGAAGCATGACATATCAGGTATATGACTGGATATCcagtatatatacattttttgtttttgttggttTTACAGGATAGTGACAATTATCTGAAGAACAGTGACTCATGGACTCTTGTCTTGTGTGTCCTGGTAGGTCCCAGGCTACCCTGCCTTGTCCTTCCCCCTTGTTTATCATGTGAATGTTTGTCActgtgctgttgttgttgtcgtcgtcTTTGTAAATAAAACACAAATTATAAATAGCAAAAAATGACTCATCAACATGTGCGTAGCCCATCCCTAACATCAAGTGAAACTATCAGCACTAACCTATTGTCTGATACCTGCCTTTCCGATCAGATTGGTAAACATATCTAATCAATGCAGCCAATACTAGAGCAAAGGTAGAATATTTACCTGATCCTTGGACTAGAGCTGATAGAAAAACAATATAATGTAAGAGAGCTGTCATACTTTTTGTTGAACATACCCAGTAAAACAGGAAGTTAAAGTAAGTTCCTCAACTTGTGTAgcactgtaacggttttcttgagtcgaaggagaggcggaccaaaacgcagcatggtgattattcatggttctttaataaagcaaCTACACattaacaaactaacaaaacaagaaatgtgaaaacctaAACCAgcgtgcaaacacagagacaggaacaatcacccacaaaacccaacaccaaacaggctacctaaatacggttcccaatcagagacaatgactaacagttgcctctgattgagaaccatatcaggccaaacatagaaatagacaaactagacatgtaacatagaatgcccactcagatcacaccctgaccaaacaaaacatagaaacatacaaagcaaactatggtcagggtgtgacaagcaCATTATAAGTCACATGATGGGTGGGTTACATATTTTTCAGTCTATGAAGGCATGACTTGGGTAAATTCGAATTGGAGGCAGTCAAtgcaggaagtaaactgaaattccaattcaataATTTAAAAAGGGCTTCTATTTACAAAGCCTTCTCTGTAAACTGAAATTgagaaactatttgtgaaaagttTTCCATTTTATGATTGTAGATTAAAATCACTTCCTGCATTGACTGTCTTTTAAATTAAAATATACCACAACCCTGCAATAAGGAGTCAACATCGTCATGCATTTTCAAATTATACAAGTATTTTGTCTTATGTTGCAAAAGACATTCTGTAAGTCTGAAACCCTACTGTACCTCTTCAAATAAAATCTTAACACAGTAAGTCAGTCTtatgccccccctcccccaaaaagTGCTCTTGTCTTTTACTACTACCACTGATTTTGCTGATAACTTAATTGTTGCAAAAAAATAGCTTgctttgactgtgatatgtggttgtctcacctaagTATCTTAAAATTAATGCACTAACTAAGTGAACGTAGATGCTGGGATTTGAGGAGCAGGTGGTAAGTTTAATATAACAAGAAGCATGACCAAATACACCGTAGGAGCAGCATCTAgacaacaatactgcctggggaAAGAACCTAAGGGAGTGATAGATAAAGGGGAGGTAATGagtgaggtaatggagtccaggtgcgcGTAATGAGGAATGCCAGGTGCGCGTGAAGACGGTTCCCAGGACCGGAGGTTAGTAAACCAGCGACATTGACCaccggaggggaggagcaggagtagatgtgacagtaccccctccccctcatcAACAGGGACGGCCCCGAGGACGAGGAGCAGACTGGTCCGGGTGGTGAAGATGGAAAATACGGATGATGCTGGGATACAGAATGTCCTCGGGACCCAACACCGCTCCTCTGGGCCatattttataccattttaaagataatcttgttgttaatcccatcacagtgtccaatttcaaaaaggatttatagcgaaagcacaccaaacgattatgttaggtcaccgcc
Encoded proteins:
- the LOC115114001 gene encoding SLAM family member 5-like yields the protein MDTYHAAYWSSDPFRLSSSEEEEEIPDSRVEFSEANFSLVLKNLQEGDSGLYDAGVSGEENKDVAKYQISVQERVVTPVLTVDSNSTINGNCNVTVTCRGQNTSVTSSCNSSTCSQVGGESRGAETSTVPLLSVYVAGGFIICNHSNQVSWAPNMKEIEMICASNSKPERDKENQNYNVGIIIIIFVDVS